The following is a genomic window from Pochonia chlamydosporia 170 chromosome Unknown PCv3seq00017, whole genome shotgun sequence.
GAAGGATCTCGTCGACGTTTATATATTCCCATACTGGGTTGTACCGGCCCGACAGCATTAATGGTGCAACCatttctttgtcttctttggGACTTAAGAATATTGCCCGCTGTTCGTATGACACTTGTTTAAACCAGTTTTCCAGCACCTGGGAAGGATAccctctccttctcaagTTACCATAAAATTGTGAGCGAGCATCTGCAAAGTACTCGACTTCGGAGCTTATTATGGCAAATCGTATGAGCTCTGCCTTGACGAAGGCTTTCTTCACATGAAGGGGGTGAGCTGACGACCAGGGAATATATAGGTGACGGTTCATTTGTTtcttgaagagtctggtaaCCAACTTTGGGCCAGACTGGTCTCGAGATTTCAGGATTTCAATATCCAGAAATTCCTTCTTCAATAATGAAACGTCCCAGTTGATGGTTAGGGGGCCAAGCTTAACTTGGTTAAGGAAGTGCATCAACTCTTTCCTTGTTCCTTCAAAGATGACAAGTATGTCGTCAATGTAGCGATTGTATAACCGTACCCCTGGTTGATACACTAATTGACGCTTCCTTTCATAGTAAGCAGCGTAGATGTTTGCCAAAAGGGGTGCGCACGAGGTTCCCATGGCTAGTCCATCGAGCTGTTTCCATACTTGATCTTGGAACGAGAAGTAATTGTTTTCCATTACGAATTTGATCATCTGACTGATCGTTTCGGTAGGAATTTTCGAATCTGACGCATATCTATGCCATGCTCCGCATACTACCTTGCAGCATGCCCGGGCATTAATGTTGGTATAAAATGCAACGACATCTCCGGTGCAAATCCATACATTGTCAGATTCTATCCTTATTTTGGACAAGTTGTTGATCACCTTCTTTGATGAATCAACAACCCACGGCAGTTTGTCCAAAATAGGACGACACAAATGGTCCACGACTTCCGAGACCCTACTTGTTACCCACGAGTGTGAGGGTACGATCGGGCGCAGCGCCCAAGGCATTTTGTGTACCTTGGGAATCGCATGGAACTCGGGGATCTTTGACGCTGTTTTTTCGCGGATAAACCGTGTCATGTTTTTAGGAAGCTTCCATCTTTGGAGCTGACCATATAGTGTGTCGAGGAGTTGTTCCATGTCGAGATCACTGGCTATTTTGTATGCCTTATTTGATCCCAGCATCTTGTGGATTTCTTGTATGTACCATTCCTTTTGAAAGACCGCTAGTCCCAGATTTTTATCTGTAAGTTTCACTAAAAGATCATTATCGTTTAGGAACTGTTGAACCCTTGTCCAATTCATGTTTCCATGGTTGGGGCTTTGAGTTGCCATGGTCGCAAGAGCGCGACTGACTTGTCGGTCGATCTCTTCCATGGCATTGTCCAAGCCTAGTTCAATTGCTGATGAAGCTTTTTGCGGTTCCCAGAAAGGGTTTGGGACATGAAACTTGGGTATGTACTCCTTGTTTGATGTATTGTTTCGGAATTGCCAGCGGATTCTGACAGTTCTTGCGAATCTATCTTTTGCTGCGGCTACATCATGTACCTGTGGTTTAGCGTGTAGAATATACTTGTGGTTGACGGCCAACATGTATGCGATGTCTTCTGGGAGTTGGACACCGGGAAACTGGAACACTCCTGGTTtggcggccatcatggagtcTGCTTCCCATTCTCGGAGAAAAGCAATGCCAATCTTATTCCTAGTTCTATCGTTCAACTTAAGGTACACATTTGGGAAAGTGTCCGGAGCCCATGGACGAAAATCCCGAGAACATTGATGAAGGTAAGCGTCTATCGTgacttcttgcccttcttctttccattCCCACCACCGTTTTTCGGTCTTCCTCCAGagttctttttgttcttctggACTCTTCCGGTGGATTTTCTTGACTGATCTGTTTGAGGTTAGCATATCACCCCGTCTTTTGACTGGTGGAGACATACTTTGGCTTCTGACTAGCTCAAGTTTGAAGGCTTTTAGCTCTTCTCTGATGATGTCTTTGACGGCGGGTTCCCTTGCAAGACCATCAGTCATTTCCACGTCGGTATTATCCTTAAGTTGCATTTTAGCGACTTTTTGGATTTCCGCGCGGTCTATTGCTGACCTTGCGAGGGCTAGCACCCGGTATGTGTATACCTGGCAAGCTCCCCACATGGTAGAAAATTCTGTTTGTGCGGCAGGAGCGACCCCCGTGAGCTGCCACTCACGTTGGTTGTTCAATGCAAACGCTCCGCCAGCACTTTGAGCAACCTTCTTTGCAACTTCCTTGACTTGATTTTTCCAATTAAAGTCATCAGGAATGATGAGAGTGGCTAGATGCTCAAGCTCTGATTTTTTCAACTCGATCGCGGACGCTAGAGCGGTCGCCCGTGCGGTGAACaacttggacttgaaggCTGCAGGAGCATTGCTCCCTTCCGTAGTCCCAAGGAATTCTTTGGCGAATTGTAATTTTGGTTCCTTCAGCGCATTCCGAATCAGCGGCGGGAAGGATTTGTCATTCTCGTGTCTTTCGTATGCCGAAATGGTGCTTTGAACATTGGCGTGTTTATGAGCAACCCGGTATTTCTTTTGCAGGTGGTCTCCCAGCACTGCTTGATAGGCACGAGGAATTGTAGAAATCAATTCCTGAAGTGTGGAAGCAGAGGCAGTTGTCTTGGATAACTCGCTCTGTTGGACAGCGACTCCCACATCTCTGAATGACTTAACGGATCCCATGGTAAAACGAAGAATTAGGGTTAGGGGACAGTTAAATGGACGCGTTTTATTGCAGAATTATGAGCGACTTCACGTTGGTGCCTACTTGGATCTCCAATCCAGGAAAAATCTCAAGTTTCGCCGTGCTTGGCTCATCAGGGCATGTGTCTATGTGTCGAGAGACAGCGCGTTCTTATGTTCCtcgagggcggcgaggaagactGCTGCCTAAAGCCTTGTGTTACacaagctggcagctgaCTTCCCAGCCCCCTAACTTATCACTTTCGTGATTGGAGGAGACGCGTGCGGCCACCGTTTTGGTCACAGTGTGACGTGTCCTTGCAGACAGCGCGTACTGGACCAATCCTAACCCGAGTCACTATGGCGGTATTTCGCGCATAGTGCAAGTACAGTGCGACACACTGTACCCTTGGTCATTTACATGACACTGGTTAGGGTTAGTGGTTAGGGTGAGGGTTAggggttagggttagggttagggttagggttagggttagggttaggtTTGGGGTTAGGGTAATAGAACGTAATAAGGAAATAtaaagaaattaaaggatTAATAAGAAAGATAATAAAAGATATAAAAGAGGTTAACGCAGAGTAAATAGAGTCTAGGTTTAGAAATAAACATCCCCGTATCATATCTCATATAGATTATTAGttgaagagagaaagaaaaaaaaaaaaaatcaaccgctaaccctaaccctaaccctaaccctaaccctaaccctaaccctaaccctaaccctaaccctaaccctaaccctaacctaaccctaaccctaacccctaaccctaaccctaaccctaaccccTAACCCTCACCCTAACCACTAACCCTAACCAGTGTCATGTAAATGACC
Proteins encoded in this region:
- a CDS encoding reverse transcriptase (RNA-dependent DNA polymerase) domain-containing protein, coding for MAAKPGVFQFPGVQLPEDIAYMLAVNHKYILHAKPQVHDVAAAKDRFARTVRIRWQFRNNTSNKEYIPKFHVPNPFWEPQKASSAIELGLDNAMEEIDRQVSRALATMATQSPNHGNMNWTRVQQFLNDNDLLVKLTDKNLGLAVFQKEWYIQEIHKMLGSNKAYKIASDLDMEQLLDTLYGQLQRWKLPKNMTRFIREKTASKIPEFHAIPKVHKMPWALRPIVPSHSWVTSRVSEVVDHLCRPILDKLPWVVDSSKKVINNLSKIRIESDNVWICTGDVVAFYTNINARACCKVVCGAWHRYASDSKIPTETISQMIKFVMENNYFSFQDQVWKQLDGLAMGTSCAPLLANIYAAYYERKRQLVYQPGVRLYNRYIDDILVIFEGTRKELMHFLNQVKLGPLTINWDVSLLKKEFLDIEILKSRDQSGPKLVTRLFKKQMNRHLYIPWSSAHPLHVKKAFVKAELIRFAIISSEVEYFADARSQFYGNLRRRGYPSQVLENWFKQVSYEQRAIFLSPKEDKEMVAPLMLSGRYNPVWEYINVDEILRSAREGWNLERNLPETLQQPLIRSLSRHTSLFDLLSAWNKTILHTDMLSDETDGE